One Spiroplasma endosymbiont of Nebria brevicollis DNA window includes the following coding sequences:
- a CDS encoding recombinase RecT yields MIKNIFELVNGFEKTLYMSKEQIEKHFLKYSKTYAKNKEFIVSDFDSMALKTVLTQLLRKWGIMSTEMQTAYESDQAIITETEKIYIDNPNNDNKEIKLKSIEEPKEEININYEQIQTNIDNLDKVVFSNE; encoded by the coding sequence ATAATAAAAAATATATTTGAATTAGTAAATGGTTTTGAAAAAACTTTATATATGTCAAAAGAACAAATAGAAAAACATTTTTTAAAATATTCAAAAACTTATGCAAAAAATAAAGAATTTATTGTTAGTGATTTTGATAGTATGGCATTAAAAACTGTACTTACTCAATTATTAAGAAAATGAGGAATTATGAGTACTGAAATGCAAACAGCGTATGAAAGTGACCAAGCAATTATTACTGAAACTGAAAAAATATATATTGATAATCCAAATAATGATAATAAAGAAATTAAATTAAAATCTATTGAAGAACCAAAAGAAGAAATAAATATTAATTATGAACAAATACAAACTAATATTGATAATTTAGATAAGGTAGTATTTAGTAATGAATAA